One window from the genome of Treponema sp. OMZ 838 encodes:
- a CDS encoding LysM peptidoglycan-binding domain-containing protein, protein MKKTAILCTVFFVLGAALLFAVSYDNNEYQRKSRAYSELARRAYSEGDYDASIEYSRLAEENAQKSADYIQYMLARVEAEQAMNRARTRYTWAKNNKAEEKYPEAFKTATEALKAGNTAFGNKDFDVAVVCAKKVLDALAVVTGDESGFTTLPAQYRIRTWRGERDCLWNIAKDKAIYDNPYLWRKLYEANKNKLPDPNNPDLVEPGIILTIPSLRGEKRSGMYDPAVTYEKLPPAKK, encoded by the coding sequence ATGAAAAAAACAGCGATTCTCTGTACCGTATTCTTCGTATTAGGAGCTGCGTTACTATTTGCCGTATCGTATGATAATAATGAGTATCAGCGGAAGAGCCGCGCTTATTCCGAATTGGCACGGCGAGCATATAGCGAAGGTGATTATGACGCTTCTATAGAGTATTCACGGCTTGCCGAAGAGAATGCTCAAAAATCGGCTGATTATATTCAATATATGCTTGCGCGTGTTGAAGCTGAACAAGCAATGAATAGAGCACGCACCCGCTATACATGGGCGAAAAACAACAAAGCTGAAGAGAAATATCCTGAAGCATTTAAGACAGCAACTGAGGCTTTAAAGGCAGGAAATACCGCATTTGGAAATAAAGACTTTGACGTTGCGGTTGTCTGCGCAAAAAAAGTTTTGGATGCACTTGCTGTCGTTACCGGTGATGAATCCGGTTTCACAACGCTCCCGGCTCAATACCGTATCCGCACATGGCGCGGTGAACGGGACTGTTTATGGAATATCGCAAAGGATAAGGCTATTTATGATAATCCGTATCTGTGGCGGAAGCTGTATGAAGCGAACAAGAATAAGTTGCCCGATCCTAACAACCCTGATCTGGTTGAACCCGGTATTATCTTGACAATTCCGAGCCTCCGCGGCGAAAAACGCAGCGGTATGTACGATCCTGCGGTAACCTACGAAAAATTACCGCCGGCTAAAAAGTAA
- a CDS encoding NUDIX hydrolase, whose translation MQKNPSLSWKPVSTKAICTTRVFTVNEITSLSPDNETKTFSTLSAPEWVIVIPRITDGKGQHYFLMVKQWRHGSAHLSIEFPGGVVDEGETPEQAARRELLEETGKTGRNLTLLGEVYPNPAIMGNKSHIYFADCESDTQAQHLDEDEFLEAEAVPVEEVLNKMGTGSYDHALMCTALFFYQRAYPCR comes from the coding sequence ATGCAAAAAAATCCTAGTCTTTCATGGAAACCCGTTTCTACAAAAGCAATATGCACCACACGGGTATTTACCGTCAACGAAATTACCAGTCTTTCGCCCGACAACGAAACAAAGACGTTTTCGACATTGTCCGCACCGGAATGGGTTATCGTTATTCCCCGTATCACCGATGGGAAGGGGCAGCATTATTTTTTGATGGTAAAGCAGTGGAGGCACGGTTCAGCGCACTTATCGATCGAATTTCCCGGTGGTGTAGTCGATGAAGGAGAAACGCCGGAGCAGGCAGCACGGCGCGAATTGCTGGAAGAAACGGGAAAAACAGGACGCAACTTAACGCTGCTCGGTGAAGTGTATCCCAACCCTGCAATTATGGGAAATAAAAGCCATATCTACTTTGCAGACTGTGAATCGGATACGCAGGCACAGCATTTGGATGAAGATGAGTTTTTAGAAGCCGAGGCGGTTCCCGTAGAAGAGGTATTGAACAAAATGGGAACGGGATCCTACGACCACGCGCTTATGTGCACGGCACTTTTCTTTTATCAGCGAGCTTATCCTTGCCGCTGA
- a CDS encoding AAA family ATPase, producing MAIITISRQIASYGDETALELAKSLGYEFIDKKNLEKDLIDRGVSKECLAHYDERKPGFWASLSRNRDAYFDYLREIVYGYALKGNSIFIGRGGFALLRGIPGCYAVRLVASDEVRIARLMKEFDWSEKKARALMAESDANREGFHKCFFDMKPEDPTHYRLVINTDFATAPLAASIITHACKDAISPEEEQEGLKRISELLLGQRIVNLIAFKEELPIYFLDAEVSDTQIVLHGVADSVACIDKALKIAEDLAQGRSVSTQISIVNEYKPYP from the coding sequence ATGGCAATTATCACAATTTCACGGCAAATAGCTTCTTACGGCGATGAAACGGCTTTAGAGTTGGCAAAATCGCTTGGCTACGAGTTTATCGACAAAAAAAACTTGGAGAAAGATCTGATTGACAGGGGTGTTTCAAAAGAGTGTCTTGCTCATTATGACGAGCGGAAACCCGGCTTTTGGGCATCGCTTTCCCGTAACCGCGACGCCTATTTTGATTATTTACGGGAAATCGTGTACGGATATGCGCTGAAAGGAAATAGTATCTTTATCGGCCGCGGCGGTTTTGCGTTATTACGCGGTATCCCCGGTTGCTATGCAGTACGGCTGGTAGCCTCTGATGAGGTGCGGATTGCGCGGTTGATGAAAGAGTTCGATTGGTCCGAAAAAAAAGCCCGTGCTTTGATGGCAGAAAGCGATGCCAACCGCGAAGGATTCCATAAATGTTTTTTTGACATGAAGCCGGAAGACCCTACCCATTACCGCCTTGTTATTAATACCGATTTTGCTACCGCACCGCTTGCCGCAAGTATTATTACTCATGCATGCAAGGATGCTATTTCTCCTGAAGAAGAGCAGGAAGGGCTCAAGCGTATTTCGGAACTGTTACTGGGACAGCGGATTGTCAATTTGATTGCATTTAAGGAAGAACTCCCGATTTATTTTTTGGATGCGGAAGTGTCCGATACACAGATTGTGCTGCATGGAGTTGCGGACTCTGTTGCCTGTATCGACAAAGCGCTTAAAATAGCCGAAGACTTAGCTCAGGGACGTTCGGTATCAACACAGATCAGCATTGTTAACGAATATAAGCCCTATCCATAG
- a CDS encoding ferritin yields the protein MISKKLEDALNDQINKEFYSAYLYLGMAVHFEAEGLKGFAKWMRVQAGEEQGHAMKIYDYLFSVDAKPVLKAIKEVPVHYAKPPVEVIQEVLKHEQFVTASINSLYELALAEKDYKTQTFLQWFINEQVEEEENDRDILDTFKYIDGNAGLLILDRELGKRE from the coding sequence ATGATCAGTAAGAAATTGGAAGACGCTTTGAACGACCAAATCAACAAAGAGTTCTATTCGGCGTATTTATACCTTGGGATGGCAGTGCATTTTGAAGCGGAAGGTCTTAAAGGCTTTGCCAAGTGGATGAGGGTTCAGGCAGGCGAAGAGCAAGGCCATGCGATGAAGATATACGACTATCTCTTTTCGGTCGATGCAAAGCCCGTGTTAAAGGCGATTAAGGAAGTGCCGGTGCATTATGCCAAGCCTCCGGTAGAAGTTATTCAGGAAGTGCTCAAGCACGAACAGTTTGTAACCGCTTCCATTAACAGTCTGTACGAACTCGCCCTTGCGGAGAAAGACTACAAAACGCAAACTTTCCTGCAGTGGTTTATCAACGAGCAGGTGGAAGAAGAAGAAAACGACCGGGATATCCTCGATACCTTTAAATATATCGACGGGAATGCCGGTTTGCTTATTCTGGATAGAGAACTCGGCAAGCGGGAGTAA
- a CDS encoding PhoH family protein has protein sequence MDTSYTIVLEDQTVLSSLCGANDENLQVFETYLGVPVICRGNEVTVLTSDQAVCNRFQKLIDTLLKSPEITSESSAEFIASCVANSVPQGGAFCPQCIHIPRGIKSVYPKNRKQAALIDSIYTNDITFGLGPAGTGKTYIAVALALKLLLSHKMRKLILTRPVVEAGESLGFLPGDLVQKINPYLRPLFDIMETLLPADVLRSMEESNTIEVAPLAYMRGRTLHNAVVILDEAQNTTKEQMKMFLTRMGEGSKLIITGDPSQSDIRGRSESGLVHAVSLIRTIDGIGIVEFSADDVVRHSLVQKIINAYEKQ, from the coding sequence TTGGATACCTCATATACAATCGTGTTGGAAGATCAGACCGTATTGTCTTCCTTATGCGGCGCAAATGATGAGAATTTACAGGTTTTTGAAACCTATTTAGGTGTTCCCGTTATCTGTCGGGGAAATGAAGTAACGGTGTTAACTTCCGACCAAGCGGTTTGCAATAGGTTTCAAAAACTCATCGACACTCTTTTGAAAAGCCCAGAAATTACCTCGGAAAGTTCTGCCGAGTTTATCGCCTCCTGCGTTGCTAATAGTGTGCCGCAGGGGGGGGCTTTTTGTCCGCAGTGTATTCATATTCCGCGTGGTATAAAATCCGTTTATCCTAAAAATAGAAAACAGGCAGCGTTGATCGATTCGATCTATACTAATGATATAACGTTCGGACTCGGCCCCGCCGGTACAGGAAAAACCTATATTGCAGTTGCGCTTGCATTAAAACTGTTGCTGTCGCACAAGATGCGCAAGCTTATTTTAACCCGCCCTGTCGTAGAAGCCGGCGAAAGCCTCGGGTTTTTACCCGGCGACCTTGTTCAGAAAATAAACCCGTATTTGCGTCCGCTCTTCGATATTATGGAAACACTGTTGCCTGCCGATGTGCTGCGTAGCATGGAAGAGTCCAATACCATCGAGGTGGCGCCGCTTGCCTATATGCGCGGGCGGACACTGCACAATGCCGTTGTCATTTTGGACGAAGCACAGAATACCACGAAAGAACAAATGAAGATGTTTTTGACGCGGATGGGCGAGGGTTCAAAGCTGATTATTACCGGCGATCCATCCCAATCGGATATCCGCGGAAGATCGGAGTCGGGGCTTGTTCACGCCGTTTCTTTAATCCGCACCATTGACGGAATTGGAATCGTTGAATTTTCTGCGGATGACGTAGTCCGTCATTCGCTGGTACAAAAGATAATTAATGCGTATGAAAAACAATAA
- a CDS encoding HD family phosphohydrolase, producing the protein MKDENNSGYIKAVVLPSITGFFCKIKDGFRTEKVFSILFIVSFFVVIAAMLFTTLDRGGLAYLNLDEFAVGRVAERDVIAGRDISYTDQSATEIRKAARLQTVTPIFRQDAELVSETLKKYDEFVSFMLALHNDTEAIFEARIQEEYPGFFDAQVLKDLQKVKQFEGILSAAQAVVKQVMAVGIAEFPEKGLEGFNQTEMTLLVQRGNNREYINIQTSSVIKKENLDAYIKNAIRSLSARFDANIITALIKPFLQPTIIYDEKETNLRVQEALKQVQPVIVTIQKSQKIIKRGFIITTENYRQLQAYADAGNYIDINKFLGLSAFILCLYIIGIFMFSAQAIGDRLKESRKIFLLLISLAVYLIVLFTAKALSLVQALDIIPFIPAALTAMLVATLVSSQIAIRIVFLIMLIVLTATGFKLEPALFALFSGLSAVSLMNLTGRRMDLIKTACQLAVIHPIITFVLCAVFPDSYSDFVFVLLGSVINGFISGIFVLGFLPILEDRLNTPTCFRLMELSDLNSPTMKQMLLTASGTYNHTMMVATLAEAACREIGADALLARVGAYYHDIGKMANSEYFVENQTSYNKHLDLNPRLSAAIIRSHVKIGVEKAESMRLPREVIDIIGQHHGNSLVQYFYAKAKELDPNVSPKDFSYPGQPPRTKEAAVVMLADVSEAACRTLDHPSVPRLEKFIAKLVKGKMESGQLDNCDLTLRELRIIQESFVTTLAGYYHSRIKYPNQKDPDEKEGAGGKIPDEKAASQDTAADKTADDKSIQQGTPAVKEISPGVKNYLQIDLGLAASENTVDTPASEPLATTQSSTVTSEQTTGVKQGLPDGKNNKEE; encoded by the coding sequence ATGAAAGACGAAAACAATTCCGGATATATTAAAGCAGTAGTATTGCCGTCTATCACGGGTTTTTTCTGCAAAATTAAAGACGGTTTTCGAACGGAAAAAGTTTTTTCCATTCTGTTTATTGTAAGTTTTTTTGTTGTTATTGCAGCGATGCTGTTTACGACGCTTGACCGCGGCGGGCTTGCCTACCTAAACCTTGATGAATTTGCCGTAGGAAGAGTGGCTGAACGCGATGTTATTGCAGGCAGGGATATTTCCTACACGGATCAGTCTGCGACGGAGATAAGAAAAGCTGCCCGATTACAGACAGTTACACCTATTTTTAGGCAGGATGCCGAGCTGGTATCCGAAACGCTCAAAAAATATGATGAGTTTGTTTCCTTTATGCTTGCCTTACACAATGATACCGAAGCGATCTTTGAAGCGCGGATACAGGAAGAATATCCGGGCTTTTTTGACGCGCAGGTTTTGAAAGATTTACAAAAGGTAAAGCAATTTGAAGGGATCTTATCCGCCGCGCAAGCTGTCGTCAAACAAGTGATGGCAGTCGGTATTGCCGAATTTCCCGAAAAAGGACTCGAAGGGTTTAATCAAACGGAAATGACGCTATTGGTACAGCGCGGAAATAACCGCGAGTACATCAACATTCAGACAAGTTCTGTTATTAAAAAAGAGAATCTCGATGCATATATCAAAAATGCAATACGCTCCTTGAGTGCACGATTTGATGCTAACATCATAACAGCGCTCATTAAGCCGTTTTTGCAGCCGACCATCATTTACGATGAAAAAGAAACCAACCTGCGGGTACAGGAAGCGCTTAAACAGGTTCAGCCGGTGATTGTAACCATCCAGAAAAGTCAAAAGATTATTAAACGGGGATTTATTATTACCACGGAAAACTACCGGCAGCTGCAGGCCTATGCAGATGCGGGAAATTATATTGATATCAATAAATTTTTAGGGCTTTCGGCCTTTATTCTGTGCCTCTATATCATCGGTATCTTTATGTTTTCGGCACAAGCAATAGGGGATCGGTTAAAAGAAAGCCGAAAAATCTTTTTATTGCTGATTTCGCTTGCCGTGTATCTTATCGTCCTCTTTACGGCAAAGGCGCTATCCCTTGTACAGGCACTTGATATTATTCCATTTATTCCCGCAGCACTGACCGCTATGCTGGTAGCGACGCTTGTTTCCTCACAGATTGCGATACGGATAGTGTTTTTGATCATGCTGATTGTGCTGACGGCAACCGGTTTTAAACTTGAACCGGCGCTCTTTGCGCTGTTCTCCGGCTTGTCGGCTGTCTCATTGATGAATTTAACCGGACGGCGGATGGATTTAATTAAAACAGCCTGCCAACTTGCGGTCATTCACCCGATTATTACCTTTGTACTGTGCGCGGTATTTCCGGACTCATACAGTGACTTTGTCTTTGTGCTGCTCGGCTCGGTCATAAACGGCTTTATCAGCGGCATCTTTGTACTCGGCTTCCTGCCTATTTTGGAAGACCGGCTGAATACGCCGACCTGCTTCCGCTTGATGGAACTTTCCGACCTTAACTCTCCGACGATGAAGCAGATGCTGTTGACGGCTTCCGGTACCTATAACCACACGATGATGGTTGCAACATTGGCGGAAGCAGCCTGCCGCGAAATCGGGGCAGACGCGCTGTTGGCGCGGGTCGGCGCGTATTACCACGACATCGGCAAGATGGCAAACAGCGAATACTTTGTCGAAAATCAGACTTCGTATAATAAGCACTTGGATTTAAACCCGCGGCTTTCGGCGGCCATTATCCGCAGTCACGTAAAAATCGGGGTGGAAAAAGCGGAAAGTATGAGGCTGCCCCGGGAAGTTATCGACATTATCGGGCAGCATCACGGTAATTCTTTGGTACAGTATTTTTATGCTAAGGCGAAAGAGCTCGACCCCAATGTCAGCCCCAAGGATTTTTCGTATCCGGGGCAGCCGCCGCGTACCAAAGAGGCCGCCGTAGTGATGCTTGCCGACGTGAGCGAAGCTGCCTGCCGGACATTAGACCATCCGTCGGTGCCGCGGCTCGAAAAGTTTATTGCGAAACTCGTTAAAGGTAAAATGGAATCGGGGCAGCTTGATAACTGCGATTTAACACTGCGGGAATTGCGCATTATTCAAGAATCTTTTGTAACGACGCTTGCAGGGTATTACCATTCCCGTATTAAGTATCCGAATCAAAAAGATCCTGATGAAAAAGAAGGTGCCGGCGGCAAAATTCCCGATGAAAAAGCTGCATCCCAGGATACTGCGGCTGACAAGACTGCCGATGACAAATCGATACAACAGGGAACTCCGGCGGTAAAAGAAATTTCGCCGGGAGTAAAAAATTACCTGCAAATAGACCTCGGATTAGCAGCATCTGAAAACACAGTCGATACACCGGCATCAGAACCACTGGCAACAACGCAGTCATCAACCGTGACATCGGAACAAACTACGGGAGTAAAGCAGGGGCTGCCGGATGGGAAGAACAACAAGGAAGAATAA
- the ybeY gene encoding rRNA maturation RNase YbeY, with product MNTIAITWQDIPEPKWGAQILPFLEAVLTQLEHTNWDLSVVFCRDAFIHELNKTYRHIDSPTDVLSFEQGDEYDDEDGSLRFNAGDIVISLDSLRSNAETFNVTMNEELKRLLIHGILHLSGMDHSDNDPQQEMLQLQEKILKEYSNTVIYQE from the coding sequence ATGAATACTATTGCGATTACGTGGCAGGATATCCCCGAACCGAAATGGGGTGCGCAGATTTTGCCTTTTTTAGAGGCGGTACTTACACAGCTTGAACACACGAATTGGGATTTATCCGTTGTGTTTTGCCGAGATGCGTTTATTCATGAGCTGAATAAAACCTACCGGCATATCGACTCGCCGACTGACGTACTTTCTTTTGAGCAGGGCGACGAATACGATGATGAAGACGGGAGTTTGCGTTTTAATGCAGGAGATATTGTAATTAGCCTCGATAGTTTGCGCTCAAATGCCGAAACTTTTAATGTAACGATGAATGAAGAATTAAAACGGTTGCTGATACACGGTATTTTGCATCTGAGCGGTATGGATCACAGTGATAACGATCCGCAGCAGGAAATGCTGCAATTACAGGAAAAAATACTCAAGGAATATAGTAATACGGTAATCTATCAGGAATAA
- a CDS encoding hemolysin family protein translates to MGIFDKLKKKRAVSEILQDSLNEEKEDMIRGVVDLSDTAVKEVMIPRIDVDFIPLDMETEELLKRVAESGHSRFPVYDESIDNVVGILYVKDLINSFAKKEPIDLERIIRKPFFVPESKRIDGLLREFKRRHVHIAIAVDEYGGISGIVCMEDIIEEIVGDIQDEFDNEGEDISSIGEGLWLCDARVDMDDLAECLHTELPSDEFETLGGFVFDLFGKIPVRYEKVRWKNFDFIVQDMDGHKINTVKIAAVKDEDQ, encoded by the coding sequence ATGGGGATATTTGATAAACTGAAAAAAAAGCGGGCGGTATCCGAGATTTTGCAGGATTCGCTCAATGAAGAAAAAGAAGATATGATACGCGGTGTGGTAGATCTTTCCGACACCGCAGTAAAAGAAGTGATGATTCCGCGCATCGATGTCGATTTTATTCCGTTGGATATGGAAACGGAAGAATTGCTGAAACGTGTCGCGGAGAGCGGTCATTCACGGTTTCCCGTCTATGATGAATCCATCGATAATGTGGTAGGTATCCTGTATGTGAAGGATTTAATCAATTCATTTGCAAAAAAAGAACCGATCGATTTGGAAAGAATTATCAGAAAGCCGTTTTTTGTACCCGAATCCAAGCGTATCGACGGCCTATTACGGGAATTTAAACGCCGACACGTGCATATTGCAATTGCAGTTGATGAATACGGCGGTATTTCGGGTATTGTCTGTATGGAAGATATTATCGAAGAGATTGTCGGTGATATCCAGGATGAATTCGATAATGAAGGGGAAGATATTTCTTCTATCGGCGAGGGACTCTGGCTCTGTGATGCCCGTGTCGATATGGACGATTTAGCGGAATGTCTGCACACGGAACTGCCGTCCGATGAGTTTGAAACGCTCGGCGGTTTTGTTTTTGACTTATTTGGAAAAATTCCCGTGCGTTACGAAAAAGTACGGTGGAAGAACTTTGATTTTATCGTTCAAGATATGGACGGGCATAAAATCAATACCGTGAAAATTGCTGCGGTCAAAGATGAGGATCAATAA
- a CDS encoding lipopolysaccharide assembly protein LapB, producing MRKNSLFSVFLLCVALPLLASPIQLFEKGKELQYHENWYGAIELYQQALKENPAYNAVYRGLAECFYALGEYDQAIVYAEKARRYSPQDVDIENLYAFILIGIGRIEDAQKIFSSILNRYPNNLDARFGMAEIEVTGGRLTNASELYTAALRRQSENRKALLSLALLSHETGNNKAAESYISRALQYHGDNAQVHYFAGYLSALAGNLNEAEGRIRAALTIDEDYDKARALLCSLLYSSGRYREAMSVADLRIAGDRKRADAWYVKALCLMKLTQKKQAFEAAQIGLSVDTENELMRTLLEDIAVQTFEFEDTQRKELAGAHRIKGDAFLNRNMTDQALYEYRRALKVYPYDTESRQAYANILMRQGFYERAIQQLEFIQSIEKSTARINDTVEAYSKMLDHSVRNRWKIDPLYLNKAHLSIGLFYQVNAANVFHPEAEKLTAALINDILSYNRRFAVSAHLDSPSSYMEAFRQARTAGNDYFGIINLQENERDIQITLDLYVGRTGSKAETLTVYRSGNDRFGNAVRRIIGLFNQAMPVIGSIAGRSQAEAVIDIGSGDCDFTDYTIEIVKKGTLTIANEGIGLLYNEKDVLGTFTIGRISEDLTEGTLTRKGYYDRMTKGDMAVLIYTDPAKTGGKAEKTVDGTDPRGQQMSQLLSLLRSIR from the coding sequence ATGCGTAAAAATAGTCTGTTTAGTGTATTTCTGCTCTGCGTTGCGCTGCCTCTTTTGGCTTCTCCTATTCAACTCTTTGAGAAAGGAAAGGAGCTGCAATACCATGAAAACTGGTACGGCGCTATAGAACTCTATCAACAGGCGTTAAAAGAAAATCCCGCCTATAATGCCGTGTATCGAGGCTTGGCCGAATGTTTTTACGCACTGGGAGAATATGATCAAGCTATTGTCTACGCGGAAAAGGCACGCCGCTACTCTCCGCAGGATGTCGATATCGAAAACCTCTATGCATTTATTCTGATCGGTATCGGGCGTATCGAAGACGCACAAAAGATTTTTTCGAGTATTCTGAACCGTTACCCGAACAACCTTGACGCACGCTTCGGGATGGCAGAAATCGAGGTAACGGGCGGCCGCTTAACCAATGCTTCGGAACTGTACACCGCCGCGCTCCGCCGCCAAAGCGAAAACCGCAAAGCGCTTCTGTCGCTTGCGCTGCTCAGCCACGAAACGGGTAATAACAAAGCGGCTGAGAGTTACATCAGCCGCGCCCTGCAATACCACGGGGATAACGCGCAGGTGCATTACTTTGCCGGTTACCTTTCCGCCCTTGCAGGAAACCTGAACGAAGCGGAAGGACGTATCCGTGCGGCGCTGACTATAGACGAAGACTATGATAAGGCGCGAGCGCTGCTCTGCTCGCTTTTATATAGCTCCGGCCGTTACCGCGAGGCGATGTCCGTAGCCGATTTGCGCATTGCGGGCGACCGTAAGCGTGCCGATGCCTGGTATGTAAAAGCGCTCTGTTTAATGAAGCTGACGCAAAAAAAGCAAGCATTTGAAGCCGCGCAAATCGGGCTTTCCGTCGATACCGAAAACGAACTGATGCGTACCCTGCTTGAGGATATCGCCGTTCAAACCTTTGAGTTTGAAGATACGCAGCGGAAGGAGCTCGCCGGCGCACACCGCATAAAGGGCGATGCCTTTTTAAACCGCAACATGACCGACCAAGCCTTATATGAATACCGGCGTGCTCTCAAGGTGTATCCGTATGACACGGAAAGCCGGCAAGCGTATGCCAATATCCTGATGCGGCAAGGCTTTTACGAGCGTGCCATACAGCAGCTTGAATTTATTCAGTCCATCGAAAAAAGTACCGCCCGAATCAATGACACGGTAGAGGCTTACAGCAAGATGCTCGACCACTCGGTGCGGAACCGCTGGAAGATCGATCCGCTGTATTTGAATAAGGCTCACCTTTCTATCGGGCTTTTTTATCAGGTAAATGCAGCCAATGTGTTTCACCCCGAAGCGGAAAAACTCACCGCAGCGCTGATAAACGATATTCTTTCTTACAACCGCCGTTTTGCGGTTTCCGCCCATCTGGATAGCCCCAGTTCTTATATGGAAGCGTTCAGACAGGCGCGCACTGCCGGAAACGATTATTTCGGTATCATCAATTTGCAGGAAAACGAGCGGGATATACAGATTACGCTCGACCTTTATGTCGGACGTACCGGTTCAAAAGCGGAAACCTTAACGGTGTACCGGTCGGGTAATGATCGGTTCGGTAACGCAGTCCGCCGTATCATCGGTCTATTTAATCAAGCAATGCCGGTTATCGGCAGTATTGCCGGGCGCTCCCAAGCGGAAGCGGTTATCGATATCGGTTCGGGCGACTGCGATTTTACCGATTATACTATCGAAATCGTCAAAAAGGGAACGCTCACGATTGCGAATGAAGGCATCGGACTCTTGTACAATGAAAAAGATGTACTCGGTACATTCACGATAGGGCGTATTTCGGAAGATCTTACTGAAGGAACACTTACGCGGAAGGGGTACTACGATAGAATGACGAAAGGCGATATGGCGGTGCTTATTTACACCGATCCGGCAAAGACCGGCGGGAAAGCCGAAAAAACCGTCGACGGCACCGATCCGCGCGGGCAGCAGATGTCGCAGCTGTTGTCGCTCTTACGAAGCATCCGCTAA
- the radC gene encoding DNA repair protein RadC yields MTIHSNVREKPDIRERLLAHGAEQLSDVDLLAVLLHTGIVNKPVTKLAEEIIRHIDTRKTESIEAALKTINGIGAAKLSTILAAFELGRRYYGVGGEKVRHPSDIVPFLRHYSVRKQEQFICVSLNGAHEILAIRVVSVGTLTHTLVHPREVFADSLADRAAAVILAHNHPSGALTPSAEDLNLTKRLCEAGRLLGIEVLDHIILSPNGEYMSFIEAGFPLI; encoded by the coding sequence ATGACTATACATTCAAATGTACGGGAAAAACCGGATATACGGGAGCGCCTTTTGGCGCATGGAGCGGAACAGCTGAGCGATGTTGATTTGCTTGCAGTTCTTTTACACACCGGTATTGTGAATAAGCCGGTAACAAAACTTGCCGAAGAGATTATCCGACATATCGATACACGTAAAACGGAAAGTATCGAAGCGGCGTTAAAGACTATTAACGGGATAGGAGCTGCGAAGTTATCGACGATACTTGCAGCGTTTGAGCTTGGCAGGAGATATTACGGTGTCGGAGGTGAGAAAGTCCGGCATCCGAGTGATATTGTTCCATTCTTACGGCATTATTCGGTGCGTAAGCAAGAGCAGTTTATCTGTGTATCGCTGAACGGGGCGCACGAAATTTTGGCAATCCGTGTGGTTTCGGTTGGGACGCTGACCCATACGCTCGTGCATCCTCGTGAGGTATTTGCCGATTCGCTTGCAGACAGAGCTGCCGCAGTTATTCTTGCCCACAACCATCCGTCAGGTGCTTTAACGCCTTCTGCTGAGGATTTAAACTTGACAAAGCGACTCTGTGAGGCCGGACGGCTCTTAGGAATTGAGGTGTTGGATCACATCATTCTGTCGCCGAACGGCGAGTACATGAGCTTTATCGAAGCTGGCTTCCCGCTCATATAA